In one Brienomyrus brachyistius isolate T26 chromosome 12, BBRACH_0.4, whole genome shotgun sequence genomic region, the following are encoded:
- the LOC125705132 gene encoding NACHT, LRR and PYD domains-containing protein 12-like isoform X3, with the protein MDGSASEMHPPVGCNRKSPESVLMERADSPVPSCVSLKSDTSMNVPLAFKEGPFPTDQRDQMEECGSDLHDKSGLSSILKSLEEKAVKFLKDELKKVVRYLDQNYPECSEPQLKEDNDMDSDGQMQKTCGREGALKITLYILRTMEQNDLADVLEKRQLMLKHQQEIKCKFKKQFECVFEGKAKEGQPTLLKEIYTELYITEGGTGAVNDEHEVRQIETASKKRRTEDTTVKCNDIFKPLSGRETPIRTVLTKGVAGIGKTVSVQKFILDWAEGKANQDVHFIFALPFRDLNLIKGEYSLIELLHHFFPDLKSLESTELFRYKVLLIFDGLDECRLPLDFQNNESWFDVTKKTSLDVLLTNLIKGDLLPSTLLWVTSRPAAANQVPPECVHQVTEIRGFSDAQKEEYFRKRFSDQCQASRIITHVKSSRSLFIICHIPVFCWISATVLERLFIDTEKGEIPKTLTEMYTHFLIFQLSLKNDKYMTNYETELKESSKEFLLKLGKLAFDNLEKGNLIFYEQDLTKNDIDVNNALVYSGLCTEVFKEECGLSREKVYCFVHLSIQEYLAALYMFLSNSSADLLKTAVDQALKSENGHLDLYLRFLLGLSTDFSKTLLKRLLGQSGTSSHNIRKTAKYIRGKIQANLSPERAINLFHCLTELDDNSLVQEVQRYLNSGSLSAEDLSPAQYSALAFVMLMSDEELDVFDLKKFIRSDKQHCRLLPVVKNSRTALLNNCDLVDKHCEVLTSALISNSSPLRELDLSDNDLKDSGVKLLSAALGDLHCNLEILRLSGCRVTEEGCSSLASALRSNPSHLRELDLSYNHPGDSGVKLLSAVLEDPSCKLEKLQVGQCELTEKCCEVLASALRSNSSPLSELDLSCNDLQDSGVKMLSIGLGDSHCTLETLRVSGCRVTEEGCSSLASALRSNPSHLRELDLSYNHPGDSGVKLLSAVLEDPSCKLEKLHVDHGGECRTRPGLQKYSCQLTLDPNTANRDLSLSRGNRKVTRGGKEQPYPDHPERFDGWSQVLCRKLSLTGRCYWEAEWDGDGAWIGVTYKGIGRKGGSADCVLGFNDKSWSLCCNPDRYSVLHNDKLILIPIEPSGSRRVGVYLDWGAGALSFYRVSSDGLTLLYRFTSSFTEPLYPGFYVYPNCSVSL; encoded by the exons agaccaaatggaagaatgcggttcagatctacatgataaatcgggtttatcatccatattgaag TCACTTGAGGAAAAAGCCGTAAAGTTCCTGAAGGATGAGCTAAAGAAGGTTGTGaggtacctagatcagaattacccagaatgctctgagccccAGCTGAAGGAGGACAATGACatggacagtgatggtcagatgcagaagacctgtggtagagagggagctctgaagatcacactgtacatcctgaggaccatggagcaaaatgatctcgctGACGTACTGGAGAAAA GACAGCTCATGCTGAAACATCAGCAGGAAATCAAATGTAAAtttaagaagcaatttgagtgtgtatttgaagggaaagctaaggaaggacagccaacacttctcaaagagatttacacagaactctacataactgaaggtgggactggagcagtcaatgatgaacatgaagtgagacagattgaaacagcatccaagaaaaggcgaacagaagatactacagtcaagtgcaatgatatatttaaacccttatctGGGCGTGAGACAccaatcagaactgtactcactaaaggggtcgcaggtatcgggaaaacagtctctgtgcagaaattcattctcgactgggcagaaggaaaagcaaaccaggatgttcacttcatatttgctcttcctttccgggacctgaatttgattaagggtgaatacagtctgattgaactgcttcaccactttttCCCAGATCTGAAATCACTTGAATCCACagagctgtttaggtacaaagtcttgttaatctttgatggtctggatgagtgtcgccttcctctagattttcagaacaatgagagctggtttgatgtaacaaagaaaacgtcactggatgtgctgttaactaacctcattaagggggatCTGCTTCCATCCACTCTCCTCTGggtaacctcccggccagcagcagcaaaTCAGgtacctcctgagtgtgtccaccaggtgacagagatacgagggttcagtgatgcccagaaggaggagtatttcaggaagaGATTCAGTGATCAGTGCcaggccagcaggattatcacacatgtgaaatcatcaaggagcctcttcatcatatgccacatacctgtgttctgctggatttcagccactgttctTGAAAGGCTTTTTATTGATACTGAGAAGGGAGAAATTCCAAAGaccctgactgaaatgtacacacacttcctgatctttcagttaagtttaaaaaatgacaagtatatgacaAACTATGAAACCGAGCTTAAGGAATccagcaaggaattccttttaaaacttggtaaactggcttttgacaaccttgagaaaggcaatctcatattttatgagcaagatctgacaaAGAATGACATTGATGTCAATAACGCTTTAGTTTACTCTGgattgtgcacagaagtctttaaggaGGAATGTGGGTTGTCTcgggagaaggtgtactgctttgtgcatctgagcatccaggagtatcttgcTGCTTTAtacatgtttctgtcaaactcatcagctgacctgctgaagactgcagtggatcaggcattaaagagcgagaatggacacttggacctctacctccgcttcctcttgggcctctcaacagacttcagtaagactctgttaaaAAGGCTACTGGGACAATCAGGAACCAGCTCACATAACATTAGGAAAACAGCCAAGTACATCAGGGGCAAAATACAGgcgaatttatctccagaaagggccatcaacctgttccactgtctgactgagctggatgacaattctctagtacaagaagtacaaagatacctgaattcaggaagtctttcagcagaagacctctcacctgcacagtactcagctctggcctttgtgatgctgatgtcagatgaggagctggatgtgtttgatctgaagaaatttATCAGATCAGAtaaacagcactgcaggctgctgcctgtggtcaagaactccaggacggctct gctgaacaaCTGTGATCTCgtagataaacactgtgaagtgctgacttcagctctcatatcaaactcttcccccctgagagagctggacctgagtgacaatgacctgaaggattcaggagtgaagctgctctctgctgcactgggggatttacactgtaacctggagatattgag actgtcaggctgtagagtcacagaagaaggctgttcttccctggcttcagctctgaggtcaaacccctcacacctgagagagctggatctgagctacaatcacccaggagactcaggagtgaagttgctctctgctgtactggaggatcccagctgtaaactggagaagctgca ggtgggccagtgtgaactcacagagaaatgctgtgaggtgctggcttcagctctcagatcaaactcctcacccctgagtgagctggacctgagttgcaatgacctgcaggattcaggagtgaagatGCTCTCTattggactgggggattcacactgtacgctggaaacactgag ggtgtcaggctgtagagtcacagaagaaggctgttcttccctggcttcagctctgaggtcaaacccctcacacctgagagagctggacctgagctacaatcacccaggagactcaggagtgaagctgctctctgctgtactggaggatcccagctgtaaactggagaagctgca tgtggatcacggtggagagtgcaggaccagaccaggcttacagaaat actcctgccagctgacactggaccccaacacagcaaacagagacCTGTCTCTGTcaagggggaacaggaaggtgacacgggggggaaaggagcagccatatcctgatcatccagagagatttgacggctggagccaagttctgtgcagaaagttgagtctgactggccgctgttactgggaggctgagtgggatggagatggagcctggataggagtgacttataaaggaatcgggaggaaaggaggcAGTGCTGACTGTGTgcttggattcaatgacaagtcatggagtctgtgctGTAATCCTGACAGATACTCTGTCTTGCACAATGATAAGCTGATTCTGATccccatagagccctcaggctcccgcagagtaggagtgtatctggactggggggctggtgctctgtccttctacagagtctcctctgatggactgaccctcctgtacagattcacctcctcattcactgagcccctctatccagggttttatgtTTATCCAAACTGCTCAGTGTCGCTGTGA
- the LOC125705132 gene encoding NACHT, LRR and PYD domains-containing protein 12-like isoform X6, with the protein MEECGSDLHDKSGLSSILKSLEEKAVKFLKDELKKVVRYLDQNYPECSEPQLKEDNDMDSDGQMQKTCGREGALKITLYILRTMEQNDLADVLEKRQLMLKHQQEIKCKFKKQFECVFEGKAKEGQPTLLKEIYTELYITEGGTGAVNDEHEVRQIETASKKRRTEDTTVKCNDIFKPLSGRETPIRTVLTKGVAGIGKTVSVQKFILDWAEGKANQDVHFIFALPFRDLNLIKGEYSLIELLHHFFPDLKSLESTELFRYKVLLIFDGLDECRLPLDFQNNESWFDVTKKTSLDVLLTNLIKGDLLPSTLLWVTSRPAAANQVPPECVHQVTEIRGFSDAQKEEYFRKRFSDQCQASRIITHVKSSRSLFIICHIPVFCWISATVLERLFIDTEKGEIPKTLTEMYTHFLIFQLSLKNDKYMTNYETELKESSKEFLLKLGKLAFDNLEKGNLIFYEQDLTKNDIDVNNALVYSGLCTEVFKEECGLSREKVYCFVHLSIQEYLAALYMFLSNSSADLLKTAVDQALKSENGHLDLYLRFLLGLSTDFSKTLLKRLLGQSGTSSHNIRKTAKYIRGKIQANLSPERAINLFHCLTELDDNSLVQEVQRYLNSGSLSAEDLSPAQYSALAFVMLMSDEELDVFDLKKFIRSDKQHCRLLPVVKNSRTALLNNCDLVDKHCEVLTSALISNSSPLRELDLSDNDLKDSGVKLLSAALGDLHCNLEILRLSGCRVTEEGCSSLASALRSNPSHLRELDLSYNHPGDSGVKLLSAVLEDPSCKLEKLQVGQCELTEKCCEVLASALRSNSSPLSELDLSCNDLQDSGVKMLSIGLGDSHCTLETLRVSGCRVTEEGCSSLASALRSNPSHLRELDLSYNHPGDSGVKLLSAVLEDPSCKLEKLHVDHGGECRTRPGLQKYSCQLTLDPNTANRDLSLSRGNRKVTRGGKEQPYPDHPERFDGWSQVLCRKLSLTGRCYWEAEWDGDGAWIGVTYKGIGRKGGSADCVLGFNDKSWSLCCNPDRYSVLHNDKLILIPIEPSGSRRVGVYLDWGAGALSFYRVSSDGLTLLYRFTSSFTEPLYPGFYVYPNCSVSL; encoded by the exons atggaagaatgcggttcagatctacatgataaatcgggtttatcatccatattgaag TCACTTGAGGAAAAAGCCGTAAAGTTCCTGAAGGATGAGCTAAAGAAGGTTGTGaggtacctagatcagaattacccagaatgctctgagccccAGCTGAAGGAGGACAATGACatggacagtgatggtcagatgcagaagacctgtggtagagagggagctctgaagatcacactgtacatcctgaggaccatggagcaaaatgatctcgctGACGTACTGGAGAAAA GACAGCTCATGCTGAAACATCAGCAGGAAATCAAATGTAAAtttaagaagcaatttgagtgtgtatttgaagggaaagctaaggaaggacagccaacacttctcaaagagatttacacagaactctacataactgaaggtgggactggagcagtcaatgatgaacatgaagtgagacagattgaaacagcatccaagaaaaggcgaacagaagatactacagtcaagtgcaatgatatatttaaacccttatctGGGCGTGAGACAccaatcagaactgtactcactaaaggggtcgcaggtatcgggaaaacagtctctgtgcagaaattcattctcgactgggcagaaggaaaagcaaaccaggatgttcacttcatatttgctcttcctttccgggacctgaatttgattaagggtgaatacagtctgattgaactgcttcaccactttttCCCAGATCTGAAATCACTTGAATCCACagagctgtttaggtacaaagtcttgttaatctttgatggtctggatgagtgtcgccttcctctagattttcagaacaatgagagctggtttgatgtaacaaagaaaacgtcactggatgtgctgttaactaacctcattaagggggatCTGCTTCCATCCACTCTCCTCTGggtaacctcccggccagcagcagcaaaTCAGgtacctcctgagtgtgtccaccaggtgacagagatacgagggttcagtgatgcccagaaggaggagtatttcaggaagaGATTCAGTGATCAGTGCcaggccagcaggattatcacacatgtgaaatcatcaaggagcctcttcatcatatgccacatacctgtgttctgctggatttcagccactgttctTGAAAGGCTTTTTATTGATACTGAGAAGGGAGAAATTCCAAAGaccctgactgaaatgtacacacacttcctgatctttcagttaagtttaaaaaatgacaagtatatgacaAACTATGAAACCGAGCTTAAGGAATccagcaaggaattccttttaaaacttggtaaactggcttttgacaaccttgagaaaggcaatctcatattttatgagcaagatctgacaaAGAATGACATTGATGTCAATAACGCTTTAGTTTACTCTGgattgtgcacagaagtctttaaggaGGAATGTGGGTTGTCTcgggagaaggtgtactgctttgtgcatctgagcatccaggagtatcttgcTGCTTTAtacatgtttctgtcaaactcatcagctgacctgctgaagactgcagtggatcaggcattaaagagcgagaatggacacttggacctctacctccgcttcctcttgggcctctcaacagacttcagtaagactctgttaaaAAGGCTACTGGGACAATCAGGAACCAGCTCACATAACATTAGGAAAACAGCCAAGTACATCAGGGGCAAAATACAGgcgaatttatctccagaaagggccatcaacctgttccactgtctgactgagctggatgacaattctctagtacaagaagtacaaagatacctgaattcaggaagtctttcagcagaagacctctcacctgcacagtactcagctctggcctttgtgatgctgatgtcagatgaggagctggatgtgtttgatctgaagaaatttATCAGATCAGAtaaacagcactgcaggctgctgcctgtggtcaagaactccaggacggctct gctgaacaaCTGTGATCTCgtagataaacactgtgaagtgctgacttcagctctcatatcaaactcttcccccctgagagagctggacctgagtgacaatgacctgaaggattcaggagtgaagctgctctctgctgcactgggggatttacactgtaacctggagatattgag actgtcaggctgtagagtcacagaagaaggctgttcttccctggcttcagctctgaggtcaaacccctcacacctgagagagctggatctgagctacaatcacccaggagactcaggagtgaagttgctctctgctgtactggaggatcccagctgtaaactggagaagctgca ggtgggccagtgtgaactcacagagaaatgctgtgaggtgctggcttcagctctcagatcaaactcctcacccctgagtgagctggacctgagttgcaatgacctgcaggattcaggagtgaagatGCTCTCTattggactgggggattcacactgtacgctggaaacactgag ggtgtcaggctgtagagtcacagaagaaggctgttcttccctggcttcagctctgaggtcaaacccctcacacctgagagagctggacctgagctacaatcacccaggagactcaggagtgaagctgctctctgctgtactggaggatcccagctgtaaactggagaagctgca tgtggatcacggtggagagtgcaggaccagaccaggcttacagaaat actcctgccagctgacactggaccccaacacagcaaacagagacCTGTCTCTGTcaagggggaacaggaaggtgacacgggggggaaaggagcagccatatcctgatcatccagagagatttgacggctggagccaagttctgtgcagaaagttgagtctgactggccgctgttactgggaggctgagtgggatggagatggagcctggataggagtgacttataaaggaatcgggaggaaaggaggcAGTGCTGACTGTGTgcttggattcaatgacaagtcatggagtctgtgctGTAATCCTGACAGATACTCTGTCTTGCACAATGATAAGCTGATTCTGATccccatagagccctcaggctcccgcagagtaggagtgtatctggactggggggctggtgctctgtccttctacagagtctcctctgatggactgaccctcctgtacagattcacctcctcattcactgagcccctctatccagggttttatgtTTATCCAAACTGCTCAGTGTCGCTGTGA